The nucleotide window GCCTGGGTGGCCTGGGGACAACCAAAGGCGATGTTTTCGGCCACCGTGCGCGAAAAAAGGAAGATGTCTTGCTCGATGATGGAAATTTGGCGGCGCAGAGCAGCCAGGTTCCAATCGCGCGCGTCACGGCAAATCTAGAGAATCCGGCCGCTGCCCACTTCATAAGTCCGGTTTACCAACTTCGCCAGGCTGCTCTTGCCTGCGCCGGTCTGCCCCACCACAGCCACTGTTTGCCCCGGCTCCACTGTAAACGACACATCTTGCAGCACGGGCATGTCGGGCCGATAGCCAAATGTGACCCGCTCGAAGGTGATACGGCCGTTCATCACCCCTTCATACCCGGCCACATTTTCATCCAACTGCGTCTCCTGACGCATCAGTTCCAACACCCGGCGCGCGCCGGCCACCCCCAGAGAAACCCGTGAATAAGCTGTCAGCGAGATGAATGTGGGGAAGCCAAACAGCGCCAACAGCCCCATGTAGGCCACCACGTCACCCACGTCCATCCGGCCGGCGCGGAAAAGCAGCAGGGCATGGATCAGCCCGATGGCCTCGGTGATGCCAAACAGCAGCAGCGGCAAAAAGCGGGCCTCGATTCTCCCCTGGGCCACCGCCGCTTCTCGATACGCCTGGGCATTCACGCCAAATCGGGCGATCTCGGCCGGTTCTTGGGCCACTCCTTTCACCATCTCAATGCCGTCAATCGCCTCGGCCAGTCGGCTGTTCATCTCGCCAAACGTCCGCCGCACCCGCTCTGTCACCGGGTCCAGCGTGCCCATGTAACGCGCCAAAGCCAGCACATAGGTGACGACAAAAAAGGCTGGCGCCAAAAGCAGCTGCCAATCGTAGCGCGGCGCAAACAGCAGCGGCATCATCATAAAATTCAACGATCCCACCACCAGGTTGATGCCGGGGTACATCATCAAGTTCAATTCATGAACGTCGTTGGTGGCGCGGGCCATTGTGTCGCCCACGGGCTGCAAATCGTGGAATGTCATACTTTTGCCCAGCAGACTGATATACAGCTCTTGCCGCATGTCTCGCTCCAGCCGCTCACCCACGACAGCGCTGGAAAAATTGCGCCCCAATTGCAGCACAGCCCGCACCGTCTGGCTGACAATAATGCCCACCGCCGCCAGTCCAATCAGCCGCGTATCTATCGGCTCGGCCAGGACCGCGTTAAAGGCCATGCCCACCAACACCGGCACAACGGCCGCCAGCGCCGCATTGCCAAAAGCGCCCACAAACATCAGCAGCAGCAGCCAAACGTGCCGCCGTAAATGGGAATATAACCAGCGCCAGGTAGTACTTTGGTCTGATGCCCAGGGAGTATTTACGGCAAATTCACTCAAATTTCCAATCCTTCCGCTACGATTCAGATAATTCTGACCATAACTCAGAGAGATATTATTGAACAATCATCAACATTCATTACCAGTAATCACACATTTGTAACGGAAGAACACGCATGATTCTGAGTAAGTCGCCCTACTTAGTCCGCTCTCGTGACCAATCACAGCGCAACCATGCGGCTAATGCCTATTATCCCATAGAGCGGCCGATTGGTCATTTAGCGCTCCCTGGTGGAAAACCAAAGATTAATATGGAGCGGGTGGTGATCATCGGTTCCAGCGGTTCAGGCAAATCTACGCTGGCGAGAAAGTTAGGAACCCGAACCGGACTGCCGGTTATTCATCTGGACCAATATTTCTGGCAGCCGGGCTGGATAGAAACGGCCGTTCCCCTCTGGCAAGAAACCGTCCACGAACTCATTCAGCAGCCGCGATGGATCATAGATGGCAACTATCGCCAAACCCTGACCGTCCGTCTGCAAGCCGCCGACACGGTCGTTTTTTTGGACATGCCGCGTTGGCTGTGCGCCTGGCAGGCCATGCGGCGGCGCATTCAATATCACCACCGTCCGCGACCAGACATGGCCGCTGGCTGCCGGGAGACGTTGTTTGGTCCCGATTTCCCCGATTTTCTGATTCGTATCTGGCAGTATCCAGACCGCGCCCGGCCTGATGTGGAGCGCCGGTTGGTCCAGTTAGGCGCAGAGAAACGTATCATTCACCTGCGCTCACGGACCGACATGCGCCTTTTTCTGGCCGATCCGCTGAACTATCAGACTGCTGCGAGAAAATTGGTTCGTTGACCGGTTTGATGGTTTGTTTGCCTACCCCTGCATAGCGCCAGACACGGCCGTATTTGTCCGCCGCTTCACCCCAGCAAATGGCTGCTGTGGCGTACCGTGTAAACCGGCCCGCCACGCTGCAACTGACTTTCGATGAGATGTACGGCCGTTACCGGAACCGCCAACGGCCGCACCTCTGTACGCCAATGCAAACCGGTCGCCTGACGGCCGTCATTGACTCGCCCCAGAGTAAGGTGGGCCTGAAACGGCCGTGTCTCCACTGCCCAGCCCAACGGCTGCAACGCCGTGTCTACGGCCTGCTTCAATGCCAACAGCGGTTGTTTGTCCCCATCCAGCCCTACCCAAATCACCCGTGGCCGCTGTGGGTTAGGGAAACAGCCCAGACTGCCCAGCCGCAGTGAAAAAGGCGCAGCCTGCTGGCCGGCCCTGTCCAAGGCGATGGTGATACCCGGTAGGTTGGCGACGGCCGTATCGCCCAAAAAGCGCAGCGTCAGGTGTATCAGCTCCGGCTTCACCCAGCGAACGCTGCGTTCTGCTGTTTGCCCGGCCAACACATCAACCATCAGCCCCAACTCTGTCCGAACCTCGGCGGGCAGCTGCACCGCCACAAATGCGCGTATCATCGCCATGGCAACTCCGTGAGGTGAGTTGGAAGAGTGTTCAGTATTCAGTATTCAGTATTCGGTGTTCAGTGTTCAGTATTCAAGTGGGTGTTTGCCAGAAGTAATCCAGACTGAACACTGGTCATTGAACACTGGTCACTGACTTCAGATGACCCCACCGTTCCAGCAGTACACCAGCCATCAACAACATAAAGGCCAGCAGCAGCACCCCAATCATCCAATAACGCAGCAGCCCGGCAGCCACCAGCATCATCACCAGCAGCGCCAGCCAGCCAGCGATCCAAGTCATTTCCCGCGCTCGACCGGTTAACGGCCGTTTGCTCCATATCCACAGCGCCAGCCCACCGCCCATGCCGCCAACAGTCAACAGCAGCGCCAGGGCCACCGCCTGCCCGCCTGTCAGCGGCGAACGAATCAGCAAAATGCCACAGGTGGCATCGCGCGCCGGATTAGACAGATTGCGCAGCACATTGACCCGTACCATAATCACACGGCCGTAAACCGCGTCCGCCGCCGCTACCTCCCAGGCCAA belongs to Candidatus Leptovillus gracilis and includes:
- the thpR gene encoding RNA 2',3'-cyclic phosphodiesterase gives rise to the protein MAMIRAFVAVQLPAEVRTELGLMVDVLAGQTAERSVRWVKPELIHLTLRFLGDTAVANLPGITIALDRAGQQAAPFSLRLGSLGCFPNPQRPRVIWVGLDGDKQPLLALKQAVDTALQPLGWAVETRPFQAHLTLGRVNDGRQATGLHWRTEVRPLAVPVTAVHLIESQLQRGGPVYTVRHSSHLLG